The following are from one region of the Meiothermus sp. Pnk-1 genome:
- a CDS encoding bifunctional UDP-sugar hydrolase/5'-nucleotidase: MHRRELLKAGFITGLTAAGVVRAQGSSSGSFSLTIVHTNDTHAHLEPTLLTLGGKANQPLGGFPRVISLFDRFRASERNVLFLHAGDVFQGTLYFNQYRGLADRYFLHRMGVRAMAIGNHEFDNGPEGLQPFVDGARFPILSANTDVSKEPRLAGKIRPYAVVRVGGENIGIIGLTTPDTAFIANPGPTVTFTDPAQAAQKAIVELMSRGVKKIVILSHLGYLQDQELAKKIVGAQVIVGGHSHTLLGSFPDFKELQPAGPYPTVVKNPEGKDVLIVQAWEWAKVVGQLKVEWNQAGELVRYEGRPILIAADIPEERFALEALKVYAMPIAALQTQVVAQARVDLQGDRTVVRRRESNLSNLIADAMLWKTRSAGTVIALQNGGGVRATIPAGPITVGKVYEVLPFGNTLVVMDLKGSEVIAALENGVSQWEQGAGRFLSGVAGLRYTFDLSKPAGSRITKVEVLQGGQYVPLDANATYRTVVNNFMAIGGDGFDSLKAAKGYRVDTGFSDAESFLDYLRTQPTWEPKVEGRITILNEPKSGVERPAYVANPRALVGA; this comes from the coding sequence ATGCATCGGAGAGAGTTGCTCAAAGCGGGTTTTATCACGGGACTGACCGCCGCCGGTGTGGTGCGGGCTCAGGGAAGCTCGAGCGGAAGCTTCTCCCTCACCATCGTCCACACCAACGACACCCACGCCCACCTCGAGCCCACCCTGCTCACCCTGGGAGGCAAAGCGAACCAGCCCCTAGGGGGCTTTCCTCGGGTGATCTCGCTGTTCGACCGCTTCCGGGCCTCGGAGCGCAACGTGCTCTTTTTGCACGCCGGCGACGTGTTCCAGGGCACCCTCTACTTCAACCAGTACCGGGGCCTGGCCGATCGCTACTTTCTGCACCGCATGGGGGTGCGGGCTATGGCTATCGGCAACCACGAGTTCGACAACGGGCCAGAGGGCCTCCAGCCCTTCGTGGACGGGGCTCGCTTCCCCATTCTCTCCGCCAACACCGACGTCTCCAAAGAGCCCAGGCTGGCGGGTAAGATCCGGCCCTACGCGGTGGTGCGGGTGGGCGGAGAGAACATCGGGATCATCGGCCTGACCACCCCTGACACCGCCTTTATCGCCAACCCCGGCCCCACCGTGACCTTCACCGATCCGGCCCAAGCCGCCCAAAAAGCCATCGTGGAGCTGATGAGCCGGGGGGTCAAGAAGATCGTGATCCTCTCTCACCTGGGTTATCTACAGGATCAGGAGCTAGCCAAGAAGATCGTAGGGGCGCAGGTCATCGTGGGGGGCCACTCCCATACCCTCCTGGGCAGCTTCCCCGACTTCAAGGAGCTTCAACCGGCTGGCCCTTACCCCACGGTGGTCAAGAATCCCGAGGGTAAGGACGTGCTGATCGTGCAGGCGTGGGAATGGGCCAAGGTGGTGGGCCAGCTCAAGGTGGAGTGGAACCAAGCCGGCGAGCTGGTCCGGTACGAAGGTCGCCCGATTCTGATCGCCGCCGACATCCCCGAGGAGCGTTTCGCCCTCGAGGCCCTCAAGGTGTACGCGATGCCCATCGCCGCCTTACAGACTCAGGTAGTGGCCCAGGCCCGGGTGGACTTGCAGGGTGACCGCACCGTGGTGCGCCGCCGCGAGAGCAACCTCTCTAACCTCATCGCCGACGCCATGCTGTGGAAGACCCGTAGCGCAGGAACGGTGATCGCCCTGCAAAACGGCGGAGGAGTGCGGGCGACCATTCCAGCCGGGCCGATCACCGTGGGCAAGGTTTACGAGGTGCTGCCCTTCGGGAACACCCTGGTGGTGATGGACCTCAAGGGAAGCGAGGTTATAGCGGCCCTGGAGAACGGCGTCTCTCAATGGGAGCAAGGGGCTGGACGCTTCCTCTCCGGGGTGGCCGGGCTGCGCTACACCTTTGATCTCTCCAAGCCAGCCGGCAGCCGGATCACCAAGGTGGAAGTGCTTCAGGGTGGGCAGTACGTGCCGCTCGATGCGAATGCAACGTACCGCACCGTGGTCAACAACTTTATGGCCATCGGCGGCGACGGGTTCGATAGCCTCAAGGCGGCCAAGGGGTACCGGGTGGATACCGGCTTCTCCGACGCCGAGAGCTTCCTCGACTACTTGCGTACCCAGCCCACCTGGGAACCGAAGGTCGAGGGCCGCATTACCATCCTCAACGAGCCTA
- a CDS encoding sorbosone dehydrogenase family protein produces the protein MRQLLLVLSLLGTAQAQLLSFTPVVRGLQQPLWLTYAPGDGSRMFVLEQAGRVRLVQEGRLLPEPFLDVSDLVSCCGERGLLGLAFHPDYRQNGWFFINYTRRADGATVIARYKVSNNPDRADPRSAQILLTIEQPYANHNGGMVAFGPDGYLYIGVGDGGAAGDPQNHAQNLGSLLGKILRIDVSKSEGNRPYGIPQSNPFLNRPGARPEIWAYGLRNPWRFSFDRESGDLWIGDVGQGRVEEVDFQPAASKGGENYGWRLKEGRQCYTPSSGCAREGLVDPVLEYDHSQGNSITGGYRYRGRAMPALKGAYIYGDFGSGRIWAGREQAGKWTAQLLAHTEYNISSFGEDLEGELYVVDYRGAIYRLGSR, from the coding sequence ATGAGACAGCTTCTGCTCGTCCTGAGCCTCTTGGGAACGGCCCAGGCGCAGTTGCTGAGCTTTACCCCGGTGGTTCGGGGTCTCCAGCAACCGCTATGGCTGACCTACGCTCCAGGGGATGGGAGCCGGATGTTCGTCCTCGAACAGGCTGGGCGGGTGCGCTTGGTCCAGGAGGGCCGGTTGCTTCCAGAGCCCTTTCTCGACGTGAGTGACCTCGTCTCTTGCTGTGGCGAGCGGGGGCTTTTAGGGCTGGCTTTTCACCCCGACTACCGGCAAAACGGGTGGTTTTTTATCAACTACACCCGGCGTGCTGACGGGGCCACGGTGATCGCCCGCTACAAGGTTTCCAATAACCCCGACCGAGCCGACCCCAGAAGCGCCCAAATCCTCCTCACCATCGAGCAACCCTACGCCAACCACAACGGCGGCATGGTCGCCTTCGGGCCAGACGGTTACCTATACATCGGCGTGGGCGACGGCGGCGCCGCAGGGGATCCGCAAAACCATGCGCAAAATCTAGGAAGCCTCTTAGGTAAGATCCTTCGGATCGACGTCAGTAAGTCGGAGGGCAACCGCCCATACGGTATCCCTCAGAGCAACCCCTTTCTCAACCGCCCGGGAGCCCGTCCGGAGATCTGGGCCTACGGGTTGAGAAACCCTTGGCGTTTCTCCTTCGACCGCGAGAGCGGTGACCTGTGGATTGGGGACGTAGGCCAAGGTCGTGTCGAAGAGGTGGACTTCCAGCCCGCGGCCAGCAAGGGTGGGGAAAACTACGGTTGGCGGCTGAAGGAGGGCCGCCAGTGTTATACCCCTTCTTCCGGCTGTGCGCGGGAGGGGCTGGTAGACCCAGTGCTCGAGTACGACCATTCCCAAGGCAACTCCATCACCGGCGGCTACCGCTACCGCGGCCGCGCCATGCCCGCCCTGAAGGGAGCCTATATCTACGGGGACTTTGGCAGCGGGCGGATCTGGGCAGGCCGCGAGCAGGCGGGAAAGTGGACGGCCCAGCTCCTTGCCCACACCGAGTACAACATCAGTTCGTTCGGCGAAGACCTCGAGGGAGAGCTATACGTGGTGGACTACCGCGGGGCTATCTACCGGTTGGGCTCGAGGTAA
- the glnA gene encoding type I glutamate--ammonia ligase, which yields MPQSKSDILSILRGEHVRFLRLQFTDILGLNKNVEVPASQFEKALDGEIMFDGSSIEGFTRIEESDMLLKPDYDTFVVFPDELEDPRRGRVARLICDVAKPDGTPFEGDPRGILKRQVARLQKLGFDNLYAGPEPEFFLFTRTPEGLPTTETHDAAGYFDLAPIDKGEEARRDMVNVLVAMGFEIEASHHEVAPGQHEIDFKYTDALKAADNITTFKFVVKRVALNHGLHATFMPKPIAGISGSGMHMHLSLFKGRENAFFDPKGQYQLSKTALHFIGGLLEHADGMVAITNPLVNSYKRLTPGYEAPTNIAWSASNRSAMIRVPARRGVGTRAELRMPDPSCNPYLALAVMIGAGLDGIEGRIEPPPPIQRNIYQMSVRDRRKHRVRELPGTLREALEALQKDRVVRNALGEHAYEHFLRAKRIEWDSYRIAVHQWELDQYLAEY from the coding sequence ATGCCGCAGAGCAAGTCCGACATCTTGAGCATCTTGCGCGGGGAACACGTGCGCTTCCTCCGGTTGCAGTTCACCGACATCCTGGGGCTCAACAAAAACGTGGAAGTCCCTGCCTCACAGTTTGAGAAGGCCCTGGACGGCGAGATCATGTTTGACGGCTCCTCCATCGAGGGCTTTACCCGCATCGAGGAGTCCGACATGCTCCTCAAACCCGACTACGACACGTTCGTGGTCTTCCCCGACGAGCTGGAAGATCCTCGGCGGGGACGGGTAGCCCGGCTGATCTGTGACGTCGCCAAACCCGACGGCACGCCGTTTGAAGGCGATCCTCGGGGGATCCTCAAGCGACAGGTCGCGCGCTTGCAAAAACTGGGTTTTGATAACCTCTATGCCGGGCCGGAGCCGGAGTTTTTTCTCTTTACCCGCACCCCCGAAGGCCTGCCCACCACCGAGACCCACGACGCCGCGGGATACTTCGATCTAGCCCCTATCGACAAGGGGGAGGAAGCCAGGCGGGATATGGTAAACGTGCTGGTGGCGATGGGCTTCGAGATCGAAGCCTCTCACCACGAGGTCGCCCCGGGGCAGCACGAGATCGACTTCAAATACACCGACGCGCTCAAGGCTGCCGACAACATCACCACCTTTAAGTTTGTGGTCAAGCGGGTAGCGCTCAACCACGGACTTCACGCCACCTTCATGCCCAAGCCCATCGCCGGGATCAGCGGCTCGGGAATGCACATGCACCTCTCGCTTTTCAAGGGCAGAGAAAACGCCTTTTTCGACCCTAAAGGGCAATACCAGCTCTCCAAGACCGCCTTGCACTTCATCGGGGGGCTGTTGGAGCATGCCGATGGCATGGTGGCCATCACCAATCCTCTGGTCAACTCCTATAAACGCCTCACCCCTGGCTACGAAGCCCCCACCAACATCGCCTGGTCAGCCTCCAATCGCTCGGCCATGATCCGGGTACCGGCTCGGCGTGGGGTGGGGACCCGGGCCGAGTTGCGCATGCCCGACCCTTCCTGCAACCCGTATTTGGCCCTGGCGGTGATGATCGGTGCCGGTCTGGACGGCATCGAAGGGCGTATAGAGCCACCCCCCCCCATCCAGCGCAACATCTACCAGATGTCGGTGCGCGACCGGCGCAAGCACCGGGTGCGCGAGCTACCTGGGACGCTGAGAGAGGCGCTCGAGGCCTTGCAAAAAGACCGGGTGGTGCGAAATGCCTTGGGGGAACATGCCTACGAGCACTTCCTGCGGGCTAAGCGCATTGAATGGGATTCCTATCGCATCGCTGTGCATCAGTGGGAACTGGATCAATACCTAGCGGAGTATTGA